The genomic segment taaacatattcatCCAATTCTTCAGCAAATAAATCGTATTTTTCCGCGAGGCAGATTCCATTGGGTTGTAATTAGTAATATAGACTAGAGAAAGGCTTTTGTTGCCTCATAAGTACTTTCTACCtaataaaactaaagaaatccactttaaaatattgcataaaatatatcCGGCTAACTCATTTATTTCCAAATATGTTGATATTCTGAGTAATTGTACATTTGTGTTAAGGATGATGaaactttaatacatttaatttgtatATGTGAATTTGTTCAGAAATTTTGTTTCGACTAGTATCAATATTCAAACACTCCTCGTTCCTCAATCGTTTAGTTTCATCCTTTAGCACAATCtttaagattaaaataaattatttgttattactcAGTCTAAAGaatttatcttaattttttttattcattcatttattcattcattcattcattttcttttcggcttagtccctttgggtcgtcaaaccagcaaccttcttgctgtgaggcaaacgtgctacccacttcgcCAACGTGCAGCCCTCAACTTTTTTAAATCTTGTTTggaatttttttatacataaataaaaattagttcattcattcaacttTCAACTAACTACCACACATAACACATAGTACACATCTTTAGTAAAACAACTGTATGAGTAGGGGTTACACTGTCCAACAGAGATCAAATCAGGTGACAAAGGACAAGGAGAAAAGGTCGGTAGACAGCAAAGGGGTTCGCCTGATGTAAGGAGGTAGGGCATTTGACATTTATAAAGgacttataaagcataaatagtcctgactttagattaggtcacaaaactgcatgaagttgagttaataaagcatttattaacatataaattaactattaaaaTAGGCCTGAATAACAAGAATCATAAATGTTATTTTcaacagtttattaatcatttaccaactcattcttaatgatcttaaaaacctccaactactcttaaatagaAATGGTTTGTAGATATAattcaatacttaatttagtattgaaaaataaatcaataacaaattatgaaagtaaacttatatagcacattataaatgttgttattgtcaagaaaacagcatttgtagctgcagttataaactgcttattaatgtagagttaatgcacaacaaataatgaattcactagatgctaatgcttcataaatggttcatagtgtgtagttattataaagtgttaaagTTGTTGTAATCCAGAAAAGAACATTACTGCAATGCTTCTCATTAATTATTGAGCAGTAGGAAAAAAATAGACCAAATTAGCTAGACGCGTTTACATGTCAGGTAATATTCTTGATTTATTGATAAGCTAAATGTATCTTGcttcatttattttcatacagagtgtatttttaaacttCCTTCCCATTACTCTGTATTGTCTTGAATGGTAATCTTAATACTTTTAAATCCAGCATTCATTTCAATAAAGATGACAGGTGGTTTTCTTAAAAAATTCTACTTAACATCAGGGAAAATTGTGCACCCAGTACCTTAAAAACAATTTTAGTGATTAGTCTCATAGCTGGTAGAATATGAAATTATGTTCGTAAGTCAATGACTTACCTTTTACTAAAAATAAAGGgaaacaattaagtttttttaaaagaatcaaaGAAGATGTGTTTTCAGGCGTCAATAAGTAATGCCGctctattttttcttctgtaaattagaatatttttattattaaaaaaggaATTCTTAAGCTATCCTTCaaagtttttaataatgtaaatatttgtgtttttagtatgatttttaatgttttttttggtATGATTTTTAGTATGACATTTATTATGATTGCTTTTCCTTTTATACATAATAACGTGTACAGGTCAAATAAGTTTGTcgtttgatttttaaataaatatatatatatgctatgcAGAATTAAAATGGCATACTATTTCTCATATTTTGTTTAGTAATCAATTTAATATTCACTTTGATTGCATTTATTATCATttctatgtatataaaataactattttgtcaatttaatttgatgcagacatAAAAAATGAGATGTCTTATTTTGACCCAAAGACATTCTAGTTTTTAATTTGAGTGTTGTTTTGATTTAATCAGATTTACATGGCATGTCAGTCCATGCTCATCATCTTAGTGGGTGCTGTGCCAGAATATCACATAGAACCAGTAACTGAAGGTGTGGATGGAGACGTAACCCAAAGTGTGAAATTCACAGAGGATGTCAACTCAATTGTGACTGAGGTAAGAGACTGTCAGTAATGTAGTAAAACCTGAGTAAGCTTGATCATGTTTTCAAAAAGCAGCTTGTCTTCATATCAAATTTGAAAGAACTAATCTTTTAACTAGTCTTCTATTATTTATGTTGGAGCAGGACAGCaggtatacataaatatatattgtttattttttgcagtggTACCTGGTTAAACATCAAGCCTACAAAGTGAATTTGGCTGGGTCTCTGTTCTTTGCTGGTGTGCTGATTGGAAATGTCGTGTTTGGACCACTATCCGATAAAATTGGGAGGAAACCTGTTTTTTTAACTGGTAGGAAAGAGATGAACTTGTATCTGTAATCTACACATTGTTATAGGGCTTGCAACATTAAGCACTAAACATCTGCAGTCTGTTtaaattgttttgtaaataatgtcAGCCTTAAAGTCGTAGATACCCACTTTTGCAAAATGTTTGCTGTAATATatatgcaaaacaaaatgaatcagCTTAGCTCCTGCAGATACACAGAGGTCTTGAATTGAGTTGAATtatcaaatcacaaaaaaaaaatcacagtcagGTCCATTAATTTTCTGCTAAAAAGTAGTGATGGCCAAATAATAATTGTGATTAATTACATCCAAAGTAAAGGTTTATTTTGACAAACAAGCAGATATGCAAAACATTTTTCgcatagatatttaaattgataaattgttaattatttcaaaattaaacgcgttaattttgacagcactaatatatatatatatatatatatatatatatatatatatatatatatatatatatatatatatatatatatataatttttttatatatatatataattttttttttctttttttcttttttttcttttcgacttagtccctttattaatcaggggtcaccgcagccgaatgaaccggcaacttatcctgcatatgttttacgtagcgaatgcccttccagctgcaacccatcactgagaagcacccatacactctcattcactaacatacactacagacaatttagattaaaggggctaataattttaacctaaaaatgccttttaaaaaagtaataactgcttttattcttgccgaaataaaacaaaaaagacttttcccagaagaaaaaaatattatcagacacagtcaaaattcccttgctctgttgaacatcatttgcgaaatatttaaaaaagaaaaaaatatgtgtgtgtgtacattaatgcGTTCTATAGCTGCTCTGCACTGCATAGATGTTGCTTCACATGATACACAACCAACTCAAagccaaaaggaaaaaaaaccaATAATTTATCATACGATATCGACTCCTCTTTCTCAGGTCTGTTTTTTGAGGTCTTGTTTGGTTATGGCACCGCATTAGCACCCAGTTATGAGGCGTTCGCTGTGTCTCGGCTGCTGGTTGGTGTGATGAATGGAGGAATGGCGTTGGTCTGCTTTGTTTTGACTCAGGAATATGTGGGAAAGTCCTACTGGGCGATGACAGGTGCACATTTATCTATTATACAAACATTTTCACTGTTTACTTTCACAGTAATCGCATGATACTAATGTGTTTCTCTGTGTTCCAGGGACCTTGACTAATATGACCTTTGCAGTGGGCATCTCTCTGTTCGCTGCGTTGGGTTATTATGTTCGGCCGTGGCGAAACCTCGCAACTGCTGCCAACTGTCCTGGACTTTTGCTCttcctgctgtgtgtgtgagttAGATCACTGCATCCTGTTCAACTATAGCACTgtgaatttatttaaaagttgCTGTGTAAAGCTGCTTTTGATGTTGCTTCTTGGACACAAAAGTTATACCCCCTCACCTAAAATCTTAAATACTGAACACTATACTACAATACACAACTCTTCAGTAGTTGATGGTTTATGAATTAGTGTTATGCTTTAAGACTCATATGTTCACTTGGATAGCTATATCTTGTAGCATGTTCAAAGTGTTATTCTTgtttcacacttagctgatgcttGATAAGATAAATGCGtatttgacatgctgtcccaAAAGAGAGCCTTGAGCTTAGAGAATCCTCGAGCCTCCGGGGCTCCCTCCTGCTTAGTCGGGAGATAGGGGAGTCTGTGCTtaggtaggtctcaagagctcccctGGATTAGGCTAGAAAAGAGGGGAAGGGGTCAGGGTGGATAGGACGATTCTACAATCAGGCTTTTTACTGTATGTGCATTTGGACTCATCTGATTGGTATATTGTGTGATTGTTAATGCGAAATGTTAatgctgtgatcaatcataagcactcGATCAtctagaaattagtttataaaaaacttcacttattgtGTTAAAGTTGcagtagattatttattattattattattattaatgtatgtaTTGTTGTTAGTAAAAGGAGAGTGTAAGGAGAGAAATGGTGCAGAGAGGTTCCCTGCTGTTTAAAGTGTGTTTACGTCTGGGATTTTATGGCATGGCTGTGGCCGACAACAGCCTTAATAAACAACCCTTTTGATAATTGATAACCAAAAAACTGAATACATATTGTTTGATTAGTGTAGTCATCAAAGTCAAAGACAATATCTATTTACAAAAGTGACTATAAAAATACACAGAAAGCATATTTAATTCACATAAAATGTATCCTTTAATGtttcataagaaaaaaaagtaaatgagcTATTCAGTGaaacatgttattttattttactatttttttggaaaacaaaaataaatcaaatgaacaatgaATTGTAATTtataaagtgaagtttatttataaaataatttcgagaagacacatgcttatgattgcttgcagctggtcctgcattatccaatttatgatttaccaatcagacgattcctaagccaatATAAAAACCCTATCGCAGtttcatatcacagccatcttcattttgaagaatcccctcttccacccctactcctcttcCTTTTTAGATGGGTGACAACGTGGCCCAaaggttaacactgttgcctcacagcaaggtcaccggttttagtccttaccaagccagccgatgttTTTGTGCAGAGTTTTCACGTTCTCCcagtgctcgtgtgggtttcccccaggttccctggtttcctcctaCCGTCCATtaacatgcaacctaagttaattgactcatctaaatcagcaccatagacatgctcctagtaaatagtTCTCTCTAAAGAGTAagcactatctgttcattagctactacagcaggggagttatTTAGAGCTACCTgacctcaaactcccctctcctTGCAAACGGTAGGGAGCCcaaggctcaaggatcttatgagctcagggctctctcccggaacagcatgtcaaacaagctttataatcaatcatcaggtACGTATAAACTCTTGAAgctaaaatatgaaaatttattttcAGGAAATTACACTATGAACATTTTCAAATGTCAATAGCTAGCCTACTAGCTAAATTCATGGCTAGAAGTTAAAAAATTACAATGCCTGCCTAATTTCTGACATTCTGTTCCCTCAGCATTAAGGCATTAAATGGGTCTTGCACCTCCATATCTGTCAGAACTACTGCTCTCTTACTTTCCTGCTTGATCCCTCAGATCATCTAAGATTGGTCTTTTAAATGTTCCTTGTTGTCGGTTGTCCACTTTAAGTGGAAGGTCTTTTGGCGTTCACGATCTCAAGTTATGGAATACCCTACCACTATCACTAAGAAATAAATAATCTCTGTCTACCTTTAATGCTCacctaaaaacatattttttataatcagtATTTTGCAAAATGTACCTCAATggctctgtgtgtttgttttgtcaatGTGGACGTCAGCTATGTCAAGCGACCTTGAACTatggaaaggtgctatataaataaaactattactactacttctTTTCAACTCTACCAGGACTTTGCCAGAATCTCCCCGATGGCTTTACTCTCGGGGTTACACAGAGAAGGCTGAGGACATCCTGCAGGATTTCGCATTGAGGAACGGGAAAGGCAGAATTGTGGTGAAGCTCCGGCGGGCCTCCAGCTCTCCAAACTCATCCAGTCCCGGGGTCTTCCAGCTGGTCACACATCCCGTACTACGCTGGAGGACTGTGGTGCTCATGTATGTGTGGTGAGTGTTTCACAAAACCACTATAAGCTGACAAGAGATGATCTAGATGTCCATTTTTGTATTTCTTTAAAACTTTTGTATTCTTATGTACAAGTTTTATGTGTATATTACAGGTATGCCTGTAGCCTCGTTTATTACGGCCTCACTCTCAGTGCCGGTGAAGATAAAGGTAATCGTTACCTTAGTGTTGCCATGTATGGCTTGGTGGAACTGCCTGCTTATCCTCTCTGCATGTACTTCATTAACAAACCGTGGTAAATACACTCACAGCCACATCTACACCCTGACCTATCACACTCTTCTGCTGTATTcatttgagtgtgtttgtttttctttcaggGCAGGCAGGAGAAAGTCAATGGCCAATTTTCTTGCCTTTGCAGGCATATCTTGTCTGCTCACAATGGTTGTACCTGTATCAGGTAATCACTTTTCTTTCACAATTCTAACAGAAAAATTGTAAAACGTGTCATTTGGGTTTGTTTATTAGCAGTCTGGTAAATAATGCTAGCAGTGTGCTAAAAGGAGTTAAACCTGTAGCATATATTCAAAATCTAGTTCCCTAAAGTCTGTTTCTCTTTCCGCAGGGTCTTTATTAAGTGCCACATCGCTGGCTCTAGTGGGAAAACTGATGGTCAGTGCTGcttttaatattgtgtatgtgTATACATCAGAACTCTACCCAACCGTGATCAGGTACA from the Danio rerio strain Tuebingen ecotype United States chromosome 17, GRCz12tu, whole genome shotgun sequence genome contains:
- the slc22a15 gene encoding solute carrier family 22 member 15 (The RefSeq protein has 1 substitution compared to this genomic sequence), with the protein product MDLEEAFQVVGEFGSHQKRMITVLVFLQIYMACQSMLIILVGAVPEYHIEPVTEGVDGDVTQSVKFTEDVNSIVTEWYLVKHQAYKVNLAGSLFFAGVLIGNVVFGPLSDKIGRKPVFLTGLFFEVLFGYGTALAPSYEAFAVSRLLVGVMNGGMALVCFVLTQEYVGKSYWAMTGTLTNMTFAVGISLFAALGYYVRPWRNLATAANCPGLLLFLLCVTLPESPRWLYSRGYTEKAEDILQDFALRNGKGRIVVKLRRASSSPNSSSPGVFQLVTHPVLRWRTVVLMYVWYACSLVYYGLTLNAGEDKGNRYLSVAMYGLVELPAYPLCMYFINKPWAGRRKSMANFLAFAGISCLLTMVVPVSGSLLSATSLALVGKLMVSAAFNIVYVYTSELYPTVIRNAGLGVCSMSCRVGGILAPFVPSMKSLHTSMPFMVFCLSGISAGCLGLLLPETLNKPAAETLDELHSPSYQRILEPQVRLLEEKHLTDHNEDDSD